From Deltaproteobacteria bacterium, one genomic window encodes:
- a CDS encoding 6-carboxytetrahydropterin synthase, giving the protein MKFSAAHFIAYPGFREALHGHNYRVSIDVEGQLGPNGYVVDFGVVKKIARRVCERLNERTLVPMLSDCLTISDDGPQVVMRYENDEFRLPRTDAALLPIVHSSAEELARYLAGELRRELATEGITEIVAIQVGVEETTGQAAYYREER; this is encoded by the coding sequence CTGAAGTTCTCGGCGGCGCACTTCATCGCCTATCCGGGCTTCCGTGAGGCGTTGCACGGGCACAACTATCGCGTGTCGATCGACGTTGAAGGACAACTCGGTCCCAATGGCTATGTCGTCGACTTCGGCGTGGTCAAGAAGATCGCGCGGCGCGTGTGTGAACGCTTGAACGAACGGACGCTGGTGCCAATGCTCAGCGACTGCCTGACCATCAGCGATGACGGTCCACAGGTGGTGATGCGCTACGAGAACGATGAATTTCGCTTGCCGCGCACCGACGCGGCGTTGCTGCCGATCGTCCACAGCTCCGCGGAAGAATTAGCTCGCTACCTCGCCGGAGAACTGCGGCGCGAGCTCGCGACGGAAGGGATCACCGAGATCGTCGCGATCCAGGTGGGTGTGGAAGAGACCACCGGCCAAGCCGCCTACTATCGAGAAGAGCGGTGA
- a CDS encoding leucyl aminopeptidase: MMRLTLSTQHATDVRTDLLVIATTRARLARDLAVFAPPLKRLLREAVARAEFTGADGTTLFFQTQRALTPHAIVLVGADPAAAPRTWLQLGTIAVEQARQHKARSVAISFGSGLESPDAISTTAEGALLSAYRFDRFKSRPAKDTGPTRIAILVARTDTPTRAVLRRAELFAAATNYARDLIVTPAAEITPIRLAQEASELARRHHLRVRIFDERALKRMEMGAILGVAQGSAQPPRLIELIYKPRARATKRVAIVGKGITFDSGGLSLKNPDAMQGQKRDMAGGAVILGVMSVIAQLAPAIEVRGYVASAENMPSGRAMRPGDVVRAFNGKTIEVLNTDAEGRLVLADALAYAAKAKPDLMIDLATLTAAVGAALGRRYAGIMSTDATLAAALIQAGKRAGENLWELPLVDDYRADINSRVADIKNTGEGSAGTIIGGLFLREFVANVPWAHIDFSSTVITDKALPAHPIGATGFGVRTLLQYITNL, from the coding sequence ATGATGCGTCTGACTCTCTCGACCCAACACGCAACCGACGTCCGCACTGACCTACTCGTGATCGCGACGACGCGTGCGCGCCTCGCACGCGACCTCGCGGTCTTCGCCCCGCCGCTCAAGCGCTTGCTCCGAGAGGCCGTCGCCCGCGCCGAGTTCACGGGGGCGGACGGCACCACTCTGTTCTTCCAGACTCAGCGCGCGTTGACACCGCATGCCATCGTCCTCGTCGGCGCCGATCCAGCCGCCGCTCCTCGAACGTGGCTGCAACTCGGCACCATCGCCGTGGAGCAGGCACGCCAGCACAAGGCGCGATCGGTAGCGATCAGCTTCGGATCTGGGTTGGAGAGCCCCGACGCGATCAGCACTACGGCCGAAGGCGCACTGCTGAGCGCCTACCGCTTCGATCGATTCAAATCGCGGCCGGCCAAGGATACGGGCCCTACACGCATCGCGATCCTCGTCGCGCGGACCGATACCCCCACTCGCGCCGTGCTGCGACGCGCCGAGTTGTTCGCCGCGGCAACGAACTACGCTCGCGATCTCATCGTGACACCGGCGGCGGAGATCACGCCGATTCGTTTGGCGCAGGAAGCCAGTGAGTTGGCGCGGCGCCATCACCTGCGGGTTCGGATTTTCGACGAGCGGGCGCTGAAGCGGATGGAGATGGGCGCGATTCTCGGCGTCGCCCAAGGCAGCGCCCAGCCACCGCGGTTGATTGAGCTCATCTACAAACCGCGCGCGCGCGCCACGAAACGAGTCGCCATCGTCGGCAAGGGGATCACGTTTGACAGCGGTGGTCTCTCGCTGAAGAACCCCGACGCGATGCAAGGCCAGAAGCGCGACATGGCCGGCGGCGCCGTGATCTTGGGCGTGATGAGCGTGATCGCCCAACTCGCCCCCGCCATCGAGGTCCGCGGCTACGTGGCCAGCGCCGAGAACATGCCCAGCGGGCGCGCTATGCGGCCCGGGGATGTCGTGCGCGCATTCAACGGCAAGACCATCGAAGTGCTCAACACCGATGCTGAAGGACGGCTCGTGCTCGCCGACGCGTTGGCGTACGCCGCCAAAGCGAAGCCCGACCTGATGATCGATCTGGCGACGCTGACTGCGGCGGTCGGCGCCGCGCTCGGCCGCCGCTACGCCGGCATCATGAGCACCGACGCCACACTTGCCGCGGCGTTGATTCAGGCCGGGAAGCGGGCAGGTGAGAACCTATGGGAGTTGCCGCTCGTCGACGACTATCGCGCCGACATCAACAGCCGCGTTGCCGACATCAAAAACACCGGGGAGGGCTCAGCCGGCACGATCATCGGTGGATTGTTTCTGCGCGAGTTCGTCGCCAACGTGCCGTGGGCGCACATCGACTTCTCCAGTACGGTGATCACCGACAAGGCCTTGCCCGCGCACCCGATCGGCGCCACCGGCTTCGGCGTGCGCACGCTGCTGCAGTACATCACCAACCTGTAG
- a CDS encoding Hsp20/alpha crystallin family protein codes for MALFRLASDFDPTNALLTLQRELERAFGNSRGLDLGVSGRGVFPPVNVFSDREGYIIRLEVPGVSPEQISIETQGRTLTVKGKREFTPPSDGSFHRHERGAGEFSRSLQLPLDLDLSRAEASCKHGLLTVRIPKREDVKPRQITVQAA; via the coding sequence ATGGCATTGTTTCGCCTAGCGTCGGACTTCGATCCGACCAACGCACTGCTCACGCTGCAACGTGAGTTGGAGCGCGCATTCGGCAATTCGCGCGGTCTCGATCTCGGGGTTTCTGGCCGCGGCGTCTTTCCGCCAGTGAACGTTTTCAGCGATCGTGAGGGCTACATCATCCGCCTGGAAGTTCCGGGAGTATCGCCGGAGCAGATCAGCATCGAAACGCAGGGTCGTACACTCACCGTGAAGGGCAAGCGCGAGTTCACGCCGCCGAGTGATGGCAGCTTTCACCGCCACGAACGCGGTGCGGGCGAGTTCTCGCGCTCGTTGCAACTGCCGCTCGACCTTGACCTGAGCCGCGCCGAAGCCTCGTGCAAGCACGGTTTGCTGACCGTTCGCATTCCGAAGCGCGAAGACGTTAAGCCGCGCCAGATTACGGTACAGGCCGCCTAG
- a CDS encoding Hsp20/alpha crystallin family protein yields the protein MTPQELSVRDKQETAREEHTRAGRTYLPDVDIYETTDALWLWADMPGVESAIDVHLADGMLSISGRVSVKEYAELAPVYTEYNVGNYVRRFTVSDAIDSDQITAKLNNGVLELKLPKAERVKPRRIAVATA from the coding sequence ATGACACCCCAGGAACTCAGCGTCCGCGACAAGCAGGAGACCGCCCGCGAAGAACACACACGCGCCGGGCGTACCTATCTTCCGGACGTCGACATCTACGAAACCACCGATGCGTTGTGGCTGTGGGCCGACATGCCCGGCGTCGAGTCCGCTATTGACGTGCATCTCGCTGACGGCATGCTCTCGATCTCGGGACGGGTCTCGGTCAAAGAGTACGCCGAACTGGCGCCGGTCTACACCGAGTACAACGTCGGCAACTACGTGCGCCGTTTCACGGTGTCCGACGCCATCGACAGCGACCAGATCACGGCCAAACTGAACAACGGCGTGCTCGAACTGAAACTCCCCAAGGCCGAGCGCGTCAAGCCGCGCCGCATCGCGGTGGCAACGGCCTGA
- a CDS encoding aminopeptidase P N-terminal domain-containing protein, which produces MPFDRDTAARRRRAVMDAIGPDAAAVFPAAPVALRSNDVEYRYRQDNDFYYLTGFLEPEAVCVLLPGQPQSEEFVLFVQPRDPDRETWTGLRAGVEGATERYGADIAYTVDKLDEKILAYVGERERLYCQMGRHSAFTQRLLSWLQQWQTQRPRSGRGPTTVIDPSEILHEMRLFKDPAELAAMRRAIAIAAEAHTAAMRAVRPGVHEYEIEALLDYTFRHQGGWGPAYPSIVASGSNATILHYVTNDRMMQAGDLLLIDAGAEFDGYCADITRTYPVETDFTDRQREIYELVLRAQLRAIEAIRPGIRFEEVHHAALGVLVDGLVGLGLLCGSPTEIIEKELYKPLYMHRTSHWLGLDVHDVGKYKINGESRVLEPGMVLTVEPGIYVGHQARDADPRWAGIGVRIEDDVLVTESGHEVLSAAIPKTIEDVTAARA; this is translated from the coding sequence ATGCCGTTCGATCGCGACACCGCGGCGCGCCGCCGTCGAGCGGTGATGGACGCCATCGGCCCGGATGCCGCGGCCGTCTTTCCCGCCGCGCCGGTGGCCCTGCGCTCGAACGACGTCGAGTATCGCTACCGGCAGGACAACGACTTCTACTACCTCACCGGGTTTCTCGAACCGGAGGCGGTCTGCGTGCTGCTGCCCGGACAACCGCAGAGCGAGGAGTTCGTCTTGTTCGTACAACCGCGCGATCCAGATCGCGAGACCTGGACGGGATTGCGCGCCGGCGTCGAAGGGGCGACGGAACGCTACGGCGCTGACATCGCGTACACGGTCGACAAGCTCGACGAAAAGATTCTCGCCTACGTCGGCGAGCGCGAGCGTTTGTACTGCCAGATGGGGCGTCACTCCGCGTTTACGCAGCGCCTCCTGAGTTGGCTGCAACAGTGGCAAACGCAACGGCCACGCAGCGGTCGGGGCCCGACAACGGTGATTGACCCGAGCGAGATTCTCCACGAGATGCGGCTGTTCAAAGACCCCGCCGAACTCGCCGCGATGCGCCGTGCGATCGCGATCGCCGCCGAAGCGCACACTGCGGCCATGCGGGCCGTACGCCCCGGCGTGCACGAATACGAGATCGAAGCGTTGCTCGACTACACCTTTCGCCACCAGGGCGGATGGGGTCCGGCGTATCCGTCGATCGTCGCCTCCGGCAGCAACGCGACGATTCTGCACTACGTGACCAACGACCGCATGATGCAGGCCGGCGATCTGTTGTTGATCGACGCCGGCGCCGAGTTTGACGGCTACTGCGCCGACATCACCCGCACGTATCCGGTCGAGACGGACTTCACCGATCGGCAACGCGAGATCTACGAACTGGTCTTGCGCGCACAACTGCGGGCCATCGAGGCGATTCGTCCGGGAATCCGCTTCGAAGAGGTCCATCATGCGGCACTGGGTGTCCTCGTGGATGGTTTGGTGGGGCTCGGCCTGTTGTGCGGCAGCCCGACCGAGATCATCGAGAAGGAATTATACAAACCGCTCTACATGCACCGCACCAGTCATTGGCTGGGCCTCGATGTCCACGATGTCGGCAAGTACAAGATCAACGGCGAGTCGCGCGTGCTCGAACCCGGGATGGTGTTGACGGTCGAGCCCGGCATCTATGTCGGCCACCAAGCGCGCGATGCCGACCCACGTTGGGCCGGCATCGGGGTGCGCATTGAAGACGATGTGCTGGTGACCGAAAGCGGTCACGAGGTTTTGTCCGCGGCGATTCCGAAGACGATCGAGGACGTCACCGCCGCTCGCGCCTGA
- a CDS encoding slipin family protein produces MFVGPIGTVLVIVLVALVAGIKVLSEYERGVVFRLGRLAPVRGPGIIYVIPFIEQLFRLDLRTVTLDVPSQDVITRDNVSVKVSAVLYFRVVDAGRAVVEVQNFMYATSQIAQTTLRSVCGQAHLDELLAERDKFNAKLQEIIDMHTEPWGVKVVSVEVKQIDLPVEMQRAMARQAEAERLRRSKVINAEGELQAAERLGEAAALMEKEPVAIQLRLLQALGQIGTERNHTVVVPVPIDLIRSLLARPAS; encoded by the coding sequence ATGTTCGTCGGGCCGATTGGTACCGTGCTGGTGATCGTCCTCGTCGCTCTCGTCGCGGGCATCAAGGTGCTCAGCGAGTACGAGCGCGGCGTGGTGTTCCGGCTCGGGCGGCTGGCCCCGGTACGAGGGCCGGGCATCATCTACGTCATCCCGTTCATCGAGCAACTCTTTCGGTTGGATCTGCGCACGGTCACGCTCGACGTGCCGTCGCAAGACGTGATTACACGCGACAACGTGTCAGTGAAGGTGAGCGCGGTACTCTACTTCCGCGTCGTCGATGCCGGCCGCGCGGTAGTCGAGGTGCAGAACTTCATGTACGCCACGTCGCAGATCGCGCAGACCACACTGCGCAGCGTCTGCGGCCAAGCGCATCTCGATGAGTTGCTCGCCGAGCGCGACAAGTTCAACGCCAAGCTGCAAGAGATCATCGACATGCACACCGAGCCGTGGGGCGTGAAAGTGGTATCGGTGGAAGTGAAGCAGATCGATTTGCCCGTCGAGATGCAGCGCGCGATGGCGCGCCAAGCCGAGGCCGAGCGCCTGCGCCGCTCCAAGGTCATCAACGCCGAGGGTGAATTACAGGCCGCAGAGCGCTTGGGAGAAGCCGCGGCCTTGATGGAAAAGGAGCCGGTGGCGATTCAGCTCCGCCTGTTGCAAGCACTCGGGCAGATCGGCACCGAACGCAACCACACCGTGGTGGTACCAGTGCCCATCGATCTGATCCGATCGCTGCTCGCCCGTCCGGCAAGTTGA
- a CDS encoding glycosyltransferase family 1 protein, whose protein sequence is MSADKIIVSGFLIRCPLGGYAWQILHYMVGLRQLGFDPYFVEDTSSFPGCYDPRTNSDTDDPASGIAFAEEFFARYGFGGRWTFRDIARDRIAGLGRDARDALLAEARVVINLAGVNRLPSKPGQQLVFIDFDPAYTQIRAASGDRALLELLDEHDALFTLGENIGRPGCRVPTAGFTWHPTRQPIVLDLWSPLAADTPAAFTTVGRWDENRREIHFEGETYSWRKRVEWMKFLALPHRTGARFRVAMDIAKLPNDLRALQQNGWEVIDPIALSADAERYHDFICASRGEFTVAKDLNVRLATGWFSDRSACYLAAGRPVITQDTGFDRIFPTGKGLFSVRSTDEAVDAVHTSGIDLVQESHAARDIAERFFRAEHVLRELLSVL, encoded by the coding sequence GTGAGCGCTGACAAGATCATCGTCTCGGGGTTTCTCATCCGCTGTCCGCTGGGCGGCTACGCCTGGCAGATCTTGCACTACATGGTCGGACTGCGGCAGCTCGGCTTCGATCCCTACTTCGTCGAAGACACCTCGTCATTCCCCGGATGCTACGATCCGCGCACCAATAGTGACACGGACGATCCCGCCAGTGGCATCGCGTTCGCCGAAGAATTTTTTGCCCGCTACGGCTTCGGCGGTCGCTGGACATTCCGCGACATCGCGCGCGACCGCATCGCAGGGCTGGGTCGCGATGCGCGCGATGCGTTGCTGGCAGAAGCGCGCGTCGTCATCAACCTCGCGGGGGTGAACCGCCTGCCGTCCAAACCGGGGCAGCAACTGGTCTTCATCGACTTCGATCCCGCCTACACGCAAATCCGCGCCGCGAGTGGGGATCGCGCACTGCTGGAGTTGCTCGACGAGCATGACGCGCTGTTCACCCTCGGCGAAAACATCGGGCGACCCGGTTGTCGTGTACCAACGGCGGGATTCACCTGGCATCCGACGCGCCAACCGATCGTTCTCGATCTCTGGTCGCCGCTGGCGGCCGACACGCCGGCGGCGTTCACCACCGTCGGGCGCTGGGACGAGAACCGTCGCGAGATCCACTTCGAGGGCGAGACCTACTCCTGGCGCAAGCGCGTCGAGTGGATGAAGTTCCTGGCGCTACCGCACCGCACCGGCGCACGCTTCCGCGTAGCGATGGACATCGCCAAGCTGCCCAACGATCTCCGCGCGTTGCAGCAGAACGGCTGGGAGGTCATCGATCCGATCGCGCTGTCGGCTGATGCCGAGCGCTATCACGACTTCATCTGCGCATCGCGGGGCGAGTTCACCGTGGCGAAGGACCTCAACGTGCGGTTGGCGACTGGCTGGTTCTCCGATCGCAGCGCGTGTTACCTCGCCGCCGGGCGTCCGGTGATCACGCAGGACACGGGGTTTGATCGCATCTTCCCGACCGGCAAGGGACTGTTCAGCGTGCGGTCGACCGACGAGGCGGTCGACGCGGTGCACACGAGTGGTATCGACTTGGTGCAGGAGAGCCATGCGGCGCGCGACATTGCGGAACGCTTCTTCCGCGCCGAGCATGTGCTGCGTGAGTTGTTGAGCGTCCTTTAG